One window from the genome of Sulfurihydrogenibium sp. encodes:
- a CDS encoding NADH-quinone oxidoreductase subunit M — protein sequence MTVEFVRADIPLISISIIIPILASFIVFFANEKLAKPISIITSIIVFIISSYMLLTYDPTGYKIQFYEKYAWIPQFGISYEVGVDALSLTLVWLTALSFVAAFVWSTNIEKRIKEYFIAFLILEAACIGVFVAFDLVAFYVFWEVMLIPMFLIIGVWGYAERIYAATKFFIYTFFGSLFLLIGVIGMYIYNYMENNILSTSYFDLLKLHLPFNLELIFFLLLALGFAIKVPMWPFHTWLPAAHVQAPTAGSVILAAVLLKMGTYGFVRFSLPWFPEASKYFMPVIFALSVIAIIYTAMMAIAQTHIKRLIAYSSVSHMGFVTMGTFALNPEGVNGAIITMISHGLTSGALFLAAGFIYERLHSYEMKDLGGMAKFVPVFATLFMISAMASAGLPGLSGFVGEFLSLLGTFKVSILTAVLAGLSLVVGAAYTLWLYKKTMFEEELLSEEKIREYSKLKDLNTAELWSFLPFVVFMFVIGIYPNWWINLINNTTQFILHKIVGG from the coding sequence ATGACAGTAGAGTTTGTAAGGGCTGACATTCCACTAATAAGCATCAGCATAATCATTCCAATTTTAGCCTCATTTATAGTATTTTTTGCAAACGAAAAACTTGCTAAGCCGATTAGTATTATAACGTCAATAATAGTTTTTATAATATCTTCTTATATGCTTTTAACATACGACCCGACAGGTTATAAAATTCAATTTTATGAAAAGTATGCATGGATTCCACAGTTTGGAATAAGCTACGAAGTTGGAGTTGATGCTCTAAGTTTAACTCTTGTTTGGCTAACAGCTCTATCTTTTGTTGCTGCTTTTGTATGGAGCACAAATATAGAGAAAAGAATAAAAGAGTACTTTATAGCATTTTTAATTCTTGAAGCAGCTTGTATTGGTGTATTTGTTGCATTTGACCTTGTTGCGTTTTATGTTTTTTGGGAAGTTATGCTAATTCCGATGTTTTTAATCATTGGTGTTTGGGGTTATGCTGAGAGAATTTATGCAGCAACTAAATTCTTTATATACACATTCTTTGGCTCTCTTTTTCTTCTTATTGGCGTAATTGGAATGTATATTTACAACTACATGGAAAACAATATACTTTCTACAAGCTATTTTGATTTATTAAAATTACACTTGCCTTTTAACCTTGAATTAATCTTTTTCTTACTTCTTGCTCTTGGTTTTGCTATCAAAGTTCCTATGTGGCCATTCCATACATGGCTTCCGGCTGCACACGTTCAAGCTCCAACAGCAGGCTCTGTAATACTTGCAGCAGTTTTGTTAAAAATGGGTACTTATGGGTTTGTAAGATTTAGTCTTCCATGGTTCCCCGAAGCATCTAAATATTTTATGCCGGTAATCTTTGCTTTAAGTGTAATAGCTATTATTTATACTGCAATGATGGCAATAGCTCAAACACATATAAAAAGGCTTATTGCATACTCTTCTGTATCACACATGGGTTTTGTAACAATGGGTACATTTGCATTAAATCCTGAGGGTGTAAACGGTGCCATAATCACTATGATTTCTCACGGTTTAACATCAGGAGCGCTATTCTTGGCAGCAGGATTTATTTATGAAAGACTTCATAGCTATGAAATGAAAGACCTCGGCGGAATGGCAAAATTTGTTCCGGTTTTTGCAACGTTATTTATGATATCAGCAATGGCTTCGGCAGGACTACCAGGATTATCTGGGTTTGTAGGTGAGTTTTTATCACTGCTTGGAACATTCAAAGTTAGCATCTTAACCGCTGTTTTAGCTGGTCTTAGCTTAGTAGTAGGTGCTGCATACACATTATGGTTATACAAGAAAACAATGTTTGAAGAGGAGTTGCTTTCTGAAGAAAAAATAAGAGAGTACTCAAAGCTAAAAGATTTAAACACAGCAGAACTTTGGTCTTTCTTACCATTTGTGGTATTTATGTTCGTAATTGGTATATACCCTAATTGGTGGATTAATCTAATTAATAACACTACCCAATTTATTTTACACAAGATAGTAGGAGGGTAA
- a CDS encoding NADH-quinone oxidoreductase subunit N, producing MTIVQQIASGFGVPNFNVLLPEIIVLATAILVFVLELFTKNRNILLITSVLGLSLATLSTLTITEGAVTLYGLYIVDSFSLVFKFFLLISTILIIINLQSYVDSKKTSYGEYYYLILFSLLGMMIMVSSPNLVSFYIGLELMSVSIYILVGLWRKDYKSKEGAFKYLIIGGAGTAVISYAIALLYGKTGSFDFARIFNEVQDKADIGLTAGLVLLILGLALKASAVPLHFWTPDAYEAAPTPITAFLASISKVATYALILRVMVEAFPLVNSIWSYAWAILAAASMIVGNIIALRQKNVKRMLAYSSIAHTGYILAALASPNGMGFTALIFYSLVYMFMAIGGFIFLSAFEKDSRWTNDIDNFKGLAKKHPIMALFMLIYMFSMLGIPPTVGFMGKFGVFMALISSNVWWLAVVLVITSVISAGYYLKVVAYMYMYEPVIEGKFNLTVSEKFTIGFLAIVVLILGIYPTLFWDISNILTSILIMSVGVR from the coding sequence ATGACTATTGTTCAGCAAATCGCGTCAGGTTTTGGAGTTCCAAATTTTAATGTTTTGCTTCCAGAAATAATTGTTTTAGCAACTGCTATATTAGTTTTTGTTTTAGAATTATTTACAAAAAATAGAAATATTCTTCTTATAACTTCAGTATTAGGTCTTTCCTTAGCTACTTTATCTACACTGACTATTACAGAAGGTGCAGTCACTCTTTATGGATTATATATTGTAGATAGTTTTTCCTTAGTATTTAAATTTTTCTTACTAATCTCAACTATTTTGATCATCATTAACTTGCAGTCGTATGTCGATAGTAAGAAAACATCTTACGGTGAATACTATTACCTAATTCTATTTTCACTACTTGGAATGATGATAATGGTTTCTTCTCCAAACCTTGTAAGCTTCTATATTGGCTTAGAGCTAATGTCTGTCTCTATATACATTTTAGTTGGTCTTTGGAGGAAGGATTATAAATCTAAGGAAGGTGCATTTAAATATTTAATCATTGGTGGTGCAGGTACTGCTGTAATTAGTTATGCAATTGCACTTTTATATGGAAAAACCGGAAGTTTTGATTTTGCAAGAATTTTTAATGAAGTTCAGGATAAAGCTGATATAGGTTTAACAGCTGGTTTAGTACTTTTAATTTTAGGTCTTGCATTAAAAGCATCTGCTGTACCACTTCATTTCTGGACGCCCGACGCTTACGAAGCTGCACCAACGCCAATTACTGCATTTCTTGCAAGTATTTCAAAAGTTGCAACGTATGCATTAATTTTAAGAGTTATGGTGGAAGCTTTTCCACTTGTTAATAGTATATGGTCTTATGCTTGGGCAATTTTAGCAGCAGCGTCAATGATCGTTGGGAATATCATCGCTTTAAGACAGAAAAATGTTAAAAGAATGCTTGCATATTCTTCCATTGCACATACAGGGTATATCTTAGCTGCCTTAGCTTCCCCAAATGGAATGGGCTTTACAGCCTTAATATTTTATTCTTTAGTGTATATGTTTATGGCAATTGGTGGATTTATATTTTTATCAGCTTTTGAAAAAGACAGCAGATGGACTAATGACATTGATAACTTTAAAGGTCTTGCAAAAAAACATCCAATAATGGCGTTATTCATGTTGATTTATATGTTTTCTATGCTTGGAATTCCACCAACAGTTGGTTTTATGGGTAAATTTGGTGTATTTATGGCTTTAATATCATCAAATGTTTGGTGGCTTGCGGTAGTTCTTGTTATTACAAGTGTGATATCAGCTGGATACTACTTGAAAGTTGTTGCTTATATGTATATGTATGAACCTGTAATAGAAGGAAAATTTAATTTAACTGTTTCTGAGAAGTTTACTATTGGATTTCTTGCAATAGTTGTTTTAATACTTGGAATATACCCAACCTTATTTTGGGACATTTCTAATATTTTAACATCAATACTTATTATGAGCGTGGGAGTTAGATGA
- the gmk gene encoding guanylate kinase, whose product MIRGELFIISSPAGAGKTTLTNLLLEEDEKLKRVITYTTRKKRKNEIDGVDYVFVTKEVFELMIKENVFLEYAIVHGNYYGTPKKETFELLNQGFDVILVIDVQGMKQIKSVIPEAVSVFILPPSLKELESRMRIRGESEEEIQKRLETAKREIPHWKEYDYVIINENLLESKENLSHIIKSQRFKRQRFDLSLIKDDELRSLML is encoded by the coding sequence ATGATAAGGGGTGAGCTTTTTATCATCTCGTCTCCTGCCGGAGCCGGAAAAACCACTTTGACAAATCTTTTGCTTGAAGAAGATGAAAAGTTAAAGAGAGTTATTACTTATACAACAAGGAAGAAAAGAAAAAATGAAATAGATGGTGTTGATTATGTCTTTGTTACTAAAGAAGTTTTTGAATTAATGATCAAAGAGAATGTTTTTTTAGAATATGCAATCGTTCATGGAAATTATTACGGCACACCCAAAAAAGAGACGTTTGAGCTTCTAAATCAAGGTTTTGATGTAATTTTAGTGATAGATGTTCAAGGAATGAAGCAGATAAAATCAGTCATTCCCGAGGCTGTTTCAGTATTTATTCTTCCTCCATCTTTAAAAGAGCTTGAAAGTAGAATGAGAATAAGGGGAGAGAGTGAAGAAGAAATACAAAAAAGATTAGAAACAGCAAAAAGAGAAATTCCTCACTGGAAAGAGTATGACTACGTAATAATAAATGAGAACTTACTTGAATCTAAAGAAAATTTGAGCCATATTATTAAATCTCAAAGATTTAAAAGACAACGATTTGATTTGTCTTTAATAAAAGATGATGAGCTAAGGTCTCTTATGTTATAG
- a CDS encoding uroporphyrinogen-III synthase has product MKNIIITREASGFEEVKDLFINAGFNPISFPLIRFEPVEIKNFNLEDYEYLIFTSKNAVRYFFSQIPKIDKKIIAVGEKTAKYLENLGYKDIIVPEVYSAEGLKVYFEKNIDTFKDKKMALIRASEGMDTLLNSNFKIDLIPVYETKLNVPENVDNIKSLIEDEKIYAIAFSSPSTFKGFLNIFKEESKKLLDKMLTVAIGKTTKNFIESQGFKVDVVPDKFTFEEIVKKLKVMGKD; this is encoded by the coding sequence ATGAAAAACATAATCATCACTAGAGAAGCGTCAGGTTTTGAAGAGGTAAAAGATTTATTCATAAATGCAGGATTTAATCCTATATCTTTTCCATTAATCAGATTTGAGCCGGTAGAAATTAAAAATTTTAATCTTGAAGATTACGAATATTTAATCTTTACAAGTAAAAATGCAGTCAGGTATTTCTTTTCTCAAATTCCAAAGATTGATAAAAAAATCATAGCTGTTGGAGAAAAAACAGCAAAATACTTGGAAAATCTTGGATATAAAGATATAATCGTTCCAGAAGTCTACAGTGCAGAAGGACTTAAAGTATATTTTGAAAAAAACATAGATACATTTAAAGATAAAAAAATGGCTTTAATAAGAGCATCAGAAGGAATGGACACGCTTTTAAACAGCAATTTTAAGATAGACCTTATTCCAGTGTATGAAACGAAGCTAAACGTTCCTGAAAATGTTGACAACATAAAGTCGTTAATAGAGGATGAAAAGATTTATGCAATAGCATTTTCAAGTCCCTCAACTTTTAAAGGTTTTTTAAATATTTTTAAAGAAGAATCAAAAAAACTTTTAGACAAAATGCTAACTGTTGCTATTGGAAAAACTACAAAAAATTTTATAGAAAGTCAAGGATTTAAAGTTGATGTAGTGCCTGACAAATTTACATTTGAAGAGATTGTAAAGAAGTTAAAAGTGATGGGTAAGGATTGA
- a CDS encoding ion transporter, with translation MLKLKRKRLNHKTFVKRFKLFLYNLLENDRNSLNHIYSIFAIFLVLTSSITVFLLISPKSERLPHDLHTFLIDFDEFALFFFLFEYILRWWVVSDFTEDFKDYLTEHKQRNLKVYFDAFLYALKPKLKWMIKPYSIIDLLAILPIIRPLRMLRIFQLIRLLKLLRYSSVFRNFFFAFKENSFVFTFTFSSLFVNIIFFSFLTYIYEHNAGNENFDSIWGAIYWGIITSFTVGYGDIVPISDVGKIAASLMVIINVILVSVLTAGFSVSFINKLLELKEGEIVMRDLKDHIVICGYNETSEEILEKIMESDIDKEKPVVLLTNYDKKDLGIDLSKYILYKKGDFILEKNLLDVGIENASDVIIVGEKLPNLSERDIDARTALAGMLIRTLNPTVKLYIEVLLDEDAEIFKKRVGAREVLIHGQIVGKIMFSSLLNPGATSLIETLLDVETGIQKVKVRELGSYKTFGEIIKIVRKDGYLPIAVERSKKIILNPEDDFEIQENDAIFLIPKGESQ, from the coding sequence ATGCTTAAGTTAAAAAGAAAAAGATTAAATCATAAAACATTTGTAAAAAGATTCAAACTGTTTTTATACAATCTTTTAGAAAATGATAGAAATTCTCTAAATCATATCTATTCTATCTTTGCAATTTTTTTAGTTTTAACATCCTCAATCACGGTTTTTCTATTAATATCTCCAAAAAGTGAAAGACTTCCTCATGATTTACATACTTTTCTTATAGACTTTGACGAGTTTGCTTTATTTTTCTTTTTGTTTGAATACATACTTAGATGGTGGGTTGTTTCTGATTTTACAGAAGATTTTAAAGATTATTTAACTGAACATAAACAAAGAAATTTAAAAGTATATTTTGATGCCTTTTTATATGCCTTAAAGCCAAAGCTTAAGTGGATGATAAAGCCTTATTCAATCATAGACCTACTCGCAATACTGCCAATCATAAGACCTTTAAGAATGCTTAGGATATTCCAGCTAATTAGACTACTAAAACTTTTAAGATACTCTTCTGTATTTAGAAATTTCTTTTTTGCGTTTAAAGAAAACAGCTTTGTCTTTACATTTACTTTTTCAAGTTTATTTGTAAATATCATTTTCTTCTCTTTTTTAACATACATCTATGAACATAACGCAGGAAATGAAAATTTTGACAGCATCTGGGGAGCCATTTACTGGGGCATCATAACATCCTTTACAGTTGGATATGGAGATATAGTTCCTATTTCTGATGTAGGAAAGATTGCAGCATCTTTAATGGTAATTATTAATGTTATTTTAGTATCAGTTTTAACAGCTGGTTTTTCTGTTTCATTTATAAATAAACTTTTAGAGTTGAAGGAAGGGGAGATAGTCATGAGAGATTTAAAAGACCACATAGTTATTTGTGGATACAATGAAACATCTGAAGAAATCCTTGAAAAAATAATGGAAAGTGATATAGATAAAGAAAAACCTGTTGTGCTTTTAACAAACTATGATAAAAAAGACTTGGGAATTGACCTATCAAAGTATATCCTTTATAAAAAAGGAGATTTTATCTTAGAAAAAAATCTTTTAGATGTTGGAATAGAAAATGCTTCAGATGTAATCATCGTCGGTGAAAAGCTACCAAATCTATCTGAGAGAGACATAGATGCAAGAACAGCTTTAGCAGGTATGCTTATTAGAACGCTTAATCCAACAGTAAAACTTTATATAGAAGTTCTTTTAGATGAAGACGCAGAAATTTTTAAAAAACGAGTTGGAGCAAGGGAAGTTTTGATTCATGGTCAGATAGTAGGAAAGATAATGTTTTCAAGTTTACTAAATCCGGGTGCAACAAGCTTGATAGAAACGTTATTAGATGTAGAGACAGGAATTCAAAAAGTAAAAGTTAGAGAACTTGGAAGTTATAAAACTTTCGGAGAGATTATAAAAATTGTTAGAAAAGATGGCTATTTACCGATTGCAGTAGAAAGAAGTAAAAAAATAATTTTAAATCCGGAAGATGATTTTGAAATTCAAGAAAACGATGCAATATTTTTAATACCAAAAGGCGAATCTCAATGA
- a CDS encoding SDR family oxidoreductase produces the protein MVLEGKLAFVTGASRGIGRAIALKLASMGADVIINYYKNKEKAEEVKQEIEKLGRKSYIVQGDFGVKEEIDRVFDEITEKFGYLDIFVSNAVASGREVIGGFAPFLRLKEKGTLRIYNITTFGFIWSSQRAVKLMEGREGKIIAISSTGTRDYMPNYAIHGSAKAALETLVRYLAVEVGPMGINVNCVSGGPIDTEAIQLFPNYEEVKEGTIKLTPLGRMGQPEDIAGVVGFLCTPDARWIQGQTIVVDGGLSLVRGGR, from the coding sequence ATGGTTTTAGAAGGAAAGTTAGCATTTGTAACAGGAGCAAGCAGAGGAATTGGAAGAGCAATAGCTTTAAAATTGGCTTCTATGGGAGCAGATGTAATTATTAATTACTATAAAAACAAAGAAAAGGCTGAAGAAGTCAAACAAGAGATAGAAAAGCTTGGAAGAAAGTCTTATATAGTTCAAGGAGATTTTGGAGTTAAGGAAGAGATTGACAGAGTATTTGATGAAATCACAGAAAAATTTGGCTACTTAGATATTTTTGTAAGCAACGCAGTAGCATCAGGAAGAGAAGTAATCGGTGGTTTTGCACCATTTTTAAGACTCAAAGAAAAAGGCACTTTGAGAATATACAACATAACAACCTTTGGTTTTATATGGTCTTCTCAAAGAGCCGTTAAGCTTATGGAAGGAAGAGAAGGAAAGATTATAGCTATTTCATCAACCGGGACAAGAGACTATATGCCAAATTATGCAATACACGGTTCAGCAAAGGCAGCATTAGAAACACTTGTTAGATACTTAGCAGTAGAAGTTGGTCCAATGGGAATTAATGTAAACTGTGTATCCGGTGGACCAATAGATACAGAAGCAATCCAGCTTTTTCCAAACTATGAGGAAGTTAAAGAGGGAACAATCAAGCTAACGCCACTTGGTAGAATGGGGCAGCCGGAGGATATAGCCGGTGTAGTTGGATTTTTATGCACTCCGGATGCAAGATGGATACAAGGTCAAACAATAGTAGTTGACGGTGGATTATCTTTAGTTAGGGGTGGAAGGTAA
- the trpD gene encoding anthranilate phosphoribosyltransferase yields the protein MIKDIIKKLTERQDLTKEEMTYLFDNLMEGNLTDAQIGAVLIGLKMKGESVIEIETAARIMKEKAVKVVVKDKSKLVDTCGTGGDRLNTFNVSTISAFVVAAAGGKVAKHGNRSISSKCGSADIMEALGIKIELTAEEVSRQIEEIGLGFMFAPLFHPSMKNVIKQRREIGVRTIFNILGPLSNPADANYQVMGVYDKSLVEPLTKVLQNLGVKKAYIVHGLDGLDEVSITAETYVGEINESDINFYTVKPEDFGLKRAEIFEIQGGDVECNKEIALSILQGKDYSSKTDFVALNSAFALKVIGLVDSIKDGIDLAKETIYNKKGYEVLEKLRNFS from the coding sequence ATGATTAAAGATATTATAAAAAAACTTACAGAAAGACAAGACTTAACAAAAGAAGAGATGACCTATCTTTTTGATAATTTAATGGAAGGTAATCTAACCGATGCACAGATTGGAGCTGTTTTAATCGGCTTGAAGATGAAAGGAGAATCTGTTATTGAAATAGAAACAGCGGCAAGAATTATGAAGGAAAAAGCTGTTAAAGTTGTGGTTAAAGATAAAAGTAAACTTGTTGATACATGCGGAACAGGTGGAGATAGATTAAACACTTTTAACGTGTCTACAATATCGGCGTTCGTTGTGGCAGCAGCAGGTGGTAAAGTTGCAAAGCATGGCAACAGGTCTATCTCTTCAAAATGCGGAAGTGCAGATATAATGGAAGCTTTGGGAATAAAAATAGAGCTTACTGCGGAAGAAGTTTCAAGACAGATTGAAGAGATAGGTCTTGGTTTTATGTTTGCTCCGTTGTTCCATCCATCAATGAAAAATGTAATAAAACAAAGAAGAGAGATAGGCGTTAGGACAATTTTTAACATTCTTGGACCACTTTCAAATCCGGCTGATGCAAATTATCAAGTGATGGGTGTATATGATAAATCCTTAGTTGAACCGCTAACAAAAGTCTTACAAAACCTTGGAGTAAAAAAAGCTTACATCGTCCATGGATTAGATGGGTTAGATGAAGTGTCCATCACAGCAGAAACTTATGTTGGAGAAATTAATGAATCTGATATAAACTTTTATACAGTAAAACCGGAAGATTTTGGATTAAAAAGAGCTGAAATTTTTGAAATTCAAGGTGGAGATGTAGAGTGTAATAAAGAGATTGCTTTAAGTATTTTACAAGGCAAAGATTATTCTTCAAAAACAGATTTTGTGGCTTTAAATTCAGCATTTGCTTTAAAAGTTATAGGTCTTGTAGATTCTATAAAAGATGGAATAGATTTGGCAAAAGAGACTATATATAATAAAAAAGGCTATGAAGTTCTTGAAAAATTAAGAAATTTCTCATAA
- a CDS encoding ribonuclease HII: MDNVEKELFSQGYEKIVGIDEAGRGPLAGPLVIASVIFPKHQKPFIHNDSKSLSEKEREYLFEKIHDYAEEINITIVENTEIDKLGISNAAKIYMENNLKSLKSKWDIALVDFVKLDESINHLPLIKGDEISHTIAAASIIAKVVRDRIMIEYKEKYPNFSFDKHKGYATKQHYQEIKKFGITPIHRRSFNLGVNDD; encoded by the coding sequence ATGGATAATGTTGAAAAAGAGCTTTTTAGTCAAGGTTATGAAAAAATTGTCGGTATAGATGAAGCAGGAAGGGGACCGTTAGCCGGTCCTCTTGTTATTGCATCAGTCATTTTTCCTAAGCATCAAAAACCATTCATACATAATGATTCAAAAAGTCTTTCAGAAAAAGAAAGAGAGTATCTCTTTGAAAAAATTCACGATTACGCTGAAGAAATAAATATTACCATCGTAGAAAATACAGAAATAGATAAGCTTGGCATATCAAATGCTGCAAAAATATACATGGAAAACAATCTAAAATCTTTAAAATCAAAATGGGATATAGCTTTAGTTGATTTTGTAAAATTAGATGAAAGTATAAATCATCTACCTTTAATCAAAGGAGATGAAATATCTCATACAATAGCGGCAGCAAGCATCATCGCAAAAGTAGTTAGAGATAGAATAATGATTGAGTATAAAGAAAAATATCCTAACTTCTCTTTTGATAAACATAAAGGTTATGCAACCAAACAACATTACCAAGAGATAAAGAAATTCGGCATTACTCCAATCCATAGAAGAAGCTTTAATCTTGGAGTTAATGATGATTAA
- the rplS gene encoding 50S ribosomal protein L19, whose protein sequence is MHQLIREIEQRYLPQDIPEFKVGDTVRLHLKVKEGEKERTQIFEGLVIRVRGSGTGKTFTVRKVSYGVGMERIFPIACPSIQKIEVVKRGKVRRAKLYYIRNLKGKAAKIKELKEWEIKKRQAESQASKENNG, encoded by the coding sequence ATGCACCAATTAATTAGAGAAATTGAACAAAGATATTTACCACAAGACATTCCTGAATTTAAAGTAGGAGATACTGTAAGACTTCACCTAAAAGTTAAAGAAGGTGAAAAAGAAAGAACACAGATTTTTGAAGGTTTAGTAATAAGAGTTAGAGGTAGCGGAACGGGGAAAACTTTTACAGTTAGAAAAGTTTCTTACGGCGTTGGAATGGAAAGAATTTTTCCAATAGCATGTCCATCTATTCAAAAAATAGAAGTGGTTAAACGCGGTAAAGTTAGAAGAGCTAAACTCTACTACATCAGAAATCTCAAAGGTAAAGCTGCTAAAATTAAAGAGCTTAAAGAATGGGAAATCAAGAAAAGACAAGCAGAATCTCAAGCTTCTAAAGAAAATAATGGATAA